In Bacillus sp. BGMRC 2118, a single genomic region encodes these proteins:
- a CDS encoding GNAT family N-acetyltransferase, with protein sequence MSITIQQVQEKDKDVLYNLYSLYLHDLSRYTNSLEIKKDGSFELDVFASIWETDGLSPYFLYSGDSLIGFILLVERPFLEKEYDYSINDIFILNKYRGKGFALQAIDMIFQQKKGRYFIIELVSNVPAVHFWKIVYDNLKITFEEIEQIIDEDPVLIQTFQIQ encoded by the coding sequence ATGTCAATTACTATACAGCAAGTTCAAGAAAAGGATAAAGATGTCTTATATAACCTTTATTCTTTATATCTTCATGATCTATCGAGATATACAAATAGCTTAGAAATTAAGAAGGACGGTTCTTTTGAATTGGATGTGTTTGCTTCCATTTGGGAAACTGATGGCCTTTCTCCTTATTTCCTTTATAGTGGAGACTCACTAATTGGATTTATCCTACTAGTGGAGCGTCCCTTCTTGGAAAAGGAGTATGATTACAGTATTAATGACATTTTTATATTGAATAAATACAGAGGTAAGGGCTTTGCTCTTCAAGCGATTGACATGATCTTTCAACAAAAAAAAGGAAGATACTTTATTATTGAGCTTGTATCGAATGTACCTGCAGTACACTTTTGGAAGATTGTTTACGATAATCTAAAAATTACTTTCGAAGAAATCGAGCAGATAATTGATGAAGATCCTGTTTTAATTCAAACCTTTCAAATCCAATAG